Below is a window of Candidatus Nanosynbacter sp. HMT-352 DNA.
TTTTAGCAACTCCAGACCAGCCGCTGACGGCGAATATGGTTACCGAATATTTGGGACTGAGCGACGCGACGATGCTCGGCAATTTGTTGGATTCATATCCATCCGACGACAACGAGAAAGTCTTAAATATCTTCCAGGAATTAGAAAATAGCGGTGCGAATTCAGTTATCGTGTCACATCAATTATTGTCGATTGCTCGCAATAGGTTACGAAAAAATCCGAATCTTATTGGGCTGGTTCAACAACTGATCGAGGTTGATCGACACCCACACCCAGACTTGAAATTATTGACGATATTCATGAATAGCAATTCTCAGCCAACAGAAAAGCCAGTCGCGACAAAGAAAGATACAACTCAAGCTGCGCCCCAAAAACCCGCCGAAAAACCAACGCCAATTAAGCCCACAGAGTCAGCAAAACCGACCGAAAAGCCGATTGAAAAAGAAGAAAAACCAGCCGAGCCAGCAAAAAAACCCACCGCAAAACCAAAGAAAACTGACGCGCCACTAGAGCTAAATTGGGAGAAAGTCATTGAGCGAGCAAAGGAAAAATCCCTCGGGCTGGTGTCATTATTGCAGAAAAGCCAGTGGTCGTTTGACGGTGAAAAATTGACAATTTACGCAGGTTCCGCGTTTTATAAGAAAAAGCTGGACGACGCAAAAAACAAACCATTGATCTCGGAAATTATCTCAGAAGAAACCGCGATGGATTTGGAGATTGATATAATTGGAGAGAAGAAGCCGCCAGAGGACGAAAAATTGGCGGAAATTGCAGAATTAATGGGTGGCGGCGAAGAAGTTAAACTGGAGGATATTTAATGGCAGATAAAAGTGAAGAAGTAAAAGGGAAGATACCGCCACAAAATTTGGACGCGGAAAAGAGTTTGCTTGGGGCAGTTTTAATTGACGAGGAAGTTTTGGCGGACGCCGCAGAAATTACTCACCCTAGCGATTTTTACGACAAGAATCACGGATTGATTTTTGCCGGAATGATGCGACTATTTGAAAAACATAAGCCTGTCGATCTATTGACCTTAACTGATGAGCTGAAACGTAAGGATGAGCTGGAATTGGTCGGCGGATCAGCGTATTTAACAGAACTAACAAACTACGTCCCAACGGCAGCGCACGCATCAGCTTACGCGGAAATGATTGCACAAGCGGCGGTTCGCAGGCGTCTAATAAAAGCGAGCGGCGATATTTCCGAACTTGGCTATGACGAATCGACGACCACGCAGGAATTATTAGAGAAGGCTGAAGCTGAACTTTTCAGCGTGTCAGACCAATCAACCAAGCAAGATTTGGTCAGCCTGGAAAGCATTCTGACGGATAGTTTTGACCGAATTGAAGAACTCAGTAAGAATAAAGGTTCTCTCAGAGGAGTCCGCACTGGCTATCGCGATCTGGACAATATGACCGCTGGCTTGCAAAAATCGGACTTGATTATTCTGGCTGCGCGTCCAGCCATGGGTAAAACGACGCTAGTGACAAATTTGGCTTATAATGTGGCGACAATTGAGAAAAATCCTGTCCTATTTTTCAGCCTAGAGATGAGTAAGGAACAGCTGGTCGACCGTATGCTGGCGGATGCGTCGGGTGTTGATAGCTGGAATATTCGCACCGGAAACTTGAGCGATGAAGATTTTGCGAAGTTGTCTGAAGCTATGGGAGAAATGGCTGAGGCGCCGATTTACATCGATGACACGCCAGGATTATCAGTTTTGGAAATGCGAACTAAAGCGCGTCGAATTGCCCATGAGAATCCATTAGGACTAATCATCGTCGACTATTTGCAGCTTATGCAGGCTAACGGAAACCACAACGGAAACCGCGTTCAGGAAGTTTCGGAAATTTCACGCGGACTGAAGCTTATTGCTCGCGAATTGAATGTGCCGCTAATTGCCCTGAGTCAGTTGAGTCGTTCTGTCGAATCTCGCACGCCGCCAATTCCACAACTAGCCGACCTGCGCGAATCCGGCTCCATTGAGCAGGACGCCGACATCGTGAGCTTTATTTATCGCCCTGGATATTACGAACCCGACAACCCAGAAGTTCAGAACATTACAGACTTAATCATCGCTAAGCATCGTAACGGCCCAGTTGGTAAAGTCCAATTGTACTTCCACCCAGAGCGCCTACGCTTTATGAGCTTCGATCCCAATCATAAATAGAATTGTGTTATAATCATACCAATGAAAAAGCAAAAAGTTACCGATATATTTCTTTACCGATGGCGCTACGTTTTCGGCTATACGTTGCTGGCGCTGTTGTATATAGGAGCTATTATAATTTCTGCGTTGCACGTGCCGGGAGGTTTGTCGCAAGCAGAAATCGACATGGTCAATACGACAAATCACTTGAACTTCAGTATCGAAGGAATAGCCGTCACAAATCTGCCATTTCACCTTCTTCAATTGCTATTCTTCAAGCTATTCGGCGTCAGTTTATTAACAATTAAAGCGCCCGCCGTAATCCTTTCAATCGCCAGCTCTGTCGCTATTTTCTTCCTCTTAAAGCGCTGGTTTAAGCCGTCCACAACGATTCTATCGCTATTAATCATGGCAACGACCGGACAATTCTTATTCATCGGTCAAAGCGCAACTGTTGGCATTTTATACATCTTTTACACCGCGCTAACTTTACTTTTTGCTACATTGATTCTCCAGAAAGCCCAGAACGCCTCCATTTGGCGAATCAGCTTAGCCATCACCACGGTGCTCAGCCTCTTCACTCCGTATTTTTGGTATATCAATCTGGGACTTCTGATCATCGCCTTTCTACATCCACACCCACGCTATTTTCTCATCTCCCGAAAACATCGTAAATCTTGGATCGTGCCGTCCGCTATTTTATTCACAATTGGTTGTGCGATTAGTTTTCTTTGCTATAAATCCCACGCGCTATTTTACAACCTCATCGGCATCAACGGCCTAAGTTTTGATATTGTTGCGAACCTCAGGACTTTATATTACACATACATCCGCATTTTCCCATCAGTCGTAGGAAATCAAATCACACCAATTATGGACATCAACGCAATGGTGCTAATCGGACTAGGGCTATTCCGCAGCTTCCAAAAAATCTCCAGCGCCCGCTCGTTTATGATTTGGTCGTGGCTAATCTTAGCATTGGCGCTACTCATCTTCCAGCCAAGCCTCACCCCGATAATCATCATCCCGCTATTCATTCTCTTGGCGGTCGGATTGGAATCCCTAATGAATATGTGGTACGGACTTTTCCCGCGCAACCCATACGCTCGCGGCACAGGACTGGTTCTCATATCAATGCTAATTATCGTTATGGTGGCAGGCGGCAGCTTCCGCTATATTGACGGTTATCGTTATTTCCCAGAAGCAGCTTCACGCTTTAATAAAGATTTATCGCTACTCCGTAAAAATACCGCACCGACCGATTCATTCTCGTTATTGGTCAGTAAAGAAGAATCACCGATTTACGAAGCGCTTAAAAAGCACAACTATCACCAGATATCAATTATCCACACAGCGCCAGCAAACGTCGGGCAAACATTATACGTTAGCCACAGCGTAAAGTCTCAAACTCCGCAGACTTACTCTGGACACCTATCGTCAGTAATTGTCAATGACCATAAAGACGGCGATCGATTCTATATATACACATCCGACCGCAAATAGGGTATAATTATAAGTGTTAAATAAGGAGGAATATGGCGTTTGATCAGGTAAAAATGCTGCAACAATTACGCAAAGCACAGAAACAATTAGGCAAAGAAATCATCGAAGTTGAGGCTGGCGATGGCGCTGTGATCGTACAAATCACTGGCGAGTTAAAGATTAAGTCTGTAAAGATCGACCCAGAAATGGTCGACTTGGAGAATATCGAAGAGTTGGAGCACTGGATCGAAATCGCAGTTCGCGACGGTATGACAAAGGCTCAGGAAGTCGCTGCTGAAACTATGAAACCATTGATGGGCGGCTTGGGCAACTTGCCGTTCTAAAGTCATGTCAATCGACATTTTGCCAAAAGCTCTAACTGCTTTAATTGATGATTTTGGTAATCTACCTGGAGTTGGACCGCGTACGGCTGAAAGATATGCCTACGCGGTTTTACGCCGCAACCCCAAATCCGCAAAGCAATTAGCGCATTCATTAGACCAATTGCACGACCGAGTAAAAACCTGCCCGAAGACATTTGCGTTGATCGACTCAGATGACGACGTATCGCCTTTATACGCAGATTCGAACAGGAATAAAAAAGTCGTTTGTGTAGTCGAGGAGCCGCTAGATATTGTTGCCATAGAAAGAACAGGGCAGTTCCTGGGTACGTACCACGTGCTGGGCGGCGTTATCTCACCGATTGACAATATTGGACCGGAGCAATTGCATATCCCAGAGCTAATTGAACGTATAAAAACCGACGATGTCCAAGAGATTATTATCGCCACGAACGCTTCAGTAGAAGGCGAGTCGACCGCGCTATTCTTACAGCGCTACATCCAAGAAGCTGGCTTGAATACGACTATCACACGCTTGGCTAGAGGTATTCCAGTCGGCGTTGACCTCGAGTATGCAGATCAAATTACACTAACTCACGCACTGGAAGGTCGAAAACAGCTATAGACTCAACGGTTTCGTCGCCAATAAAAATACCCGTCATCTCGGCGGGTATTTCGTTGCTAGCTTAGCTTATTACATTTGGCGGCGGCTAGCGATGTAAGCGATAGTAGCTGTAGTTAGTCCACCTAGGCCTAGTGCTGACATAATCGCGTCACTTGCACCAGTCTTTGGTAGTTCTGGGCTAGGTGTTGGTGTTGAAGGAGTGTTTGGTGTAGGAGTTTCCTTACATTCGTCCAAGTTAGTCTTGTGAATCTTTTCGTTAAACTCTTCCTTTTTAATCTCCTTAGTGTACTTCTTGCCACCTTCTTCAATTACACAGACTGTGATCTTAGCAGGTGCTTCTTTACAATCGTTTGGATCCTTTGAATGCTTGCTTTTATCGAACTCTGATTCCTTAATCTCTACTGGATATTTATTGGTCTCACGGTTGCAAACGATCATTTTTGGCTCTGGCTTAACCGTAACAGTTTTTTGACAATTAGGGTTTTGCCTCTTAACTTCACCAGTTTCTTTACCGTTTACAGTAATAGTAACCGTGTAGTTGCCTTCTTTTGCGTAAGTGTATTGAATTTCTGATGAGTTAGTTGTCTTGATGTTGTTATCACCAAAGTTGTATGTGTAGCTAGTGATAGATGCACCATCCTTAGCGGTTGCCTTAACGCTGAACTTGAAGGTGTTACGAGAAATTTCAGTTACTTGCAAAGCGTCACATGTTAGAACAGGCTTTGCTGGAGGTGTCGTTGGATTACCCCAAACTGGGTTACCACAGTCTTTAATCACACCAGTGATAAATGAGCCGTTATTGTCAAACCATGCGTAAATATTGTAGCTCTTAGGTCCGTCAACGAAGCTCTGACCAGTTGTGTATTGGTAGTAAGTATATCCGTTTGAGGTCTTGTAGCTACGTTGTGGCTGAGGCTGACGAGTACCAGCTTTAGATTGTACGGTTATAGCGTTTGTAGCTACAACACGGCCATCAACTGTAATGTTGCCGTTTGCGTCAACTACACCTTCGCGCATATTTGATCCGCCCTGAACCATAGTCTCAGTAACGTACCACTCTTTGTATAGTTCTTTAATTTCTGTACGGCTGTATGCTGTTTGCAATTCTGACATAGAATGTGTACCACAGTATACAACGTTAAATTTGTTACAGCCGGCAGCCTGTGAAGGTGATGCCAACCAGATTCCACCGAGCATAGCAAATCCCAAAGAGATAGCAATGCCGATTTTCTTAAATTTATTCATAAAAACTCCTCTTTTCCAGCCCTATCTTCAGGCTTTATGTCCTCATACTAGCACAATCTTTATATTTTGTCAATAATAATTTATAAAAATGTTTATGTTTTTTGATTGCGCAGTATTTTTAATAGTCCATCACATATTATACCACTTATGTAATTAAAAACAATGTATATTATATTAGAGTAAAAATCATTTGTTATAATAAATAATATGCTAGACACAGCTAAACAATTCATTCAATCCGCAAACAATATAGTTATTATTCAAGCCGAAAATCCCGACGGCGATAGCCTAGGTTCAAGCCTGGCGCTGGAAGAAGTCTTAAGCGACCTAGGGAAGACCGTTACTTTATATTGTCCAGTAGATATACCGAAATATCTTCATTATATTCGCGGTTGGGATCGAGTGCAGAACGACTTTCCGTTTCAAGCCGACGCCGCGATAATTGTCGATACAAGCGCGGACGTGCTTCTCAGCAAGGTATTAGAAACTCCTGGAGCGCGACATTTTCTGGAAACGCACCCAACTCTAGTTATTGACCATCACACAGCCGAATCGACGCTCAGTTTTGACCATATTATGCTGTCAGAAACCGTTGTGGCGACCGGGGAATTACTGTATAAGCTGTTCAAGCATTCCGACTGGAAGATAAATCCTCAGGCGGCCGAAGATTTATTGATAGCTATTATGAGCGATAGCCTGGGTCTTACTACGCAAAACACTACAGCTCAGACTTTTCATACGGCGGGAGAACTTACAGAACTGGGCGCTTCCAACGCGGAAATTGAAGAGCGACGACGTGAATTTATGAAAAAATCGCCAGAAATTTTGGCGTACAAGGGAAAATTGATCGAGCGAATCGAATATTTATTAGACGGACAATTGGCGCTAGTACACGTGCCATTTGAAGAGATTCAGCAATATAGCGACGCTTACAACCCCGGCGCGTTGATTGGTGATGAATTGAGGCTGGTTGAAGGCGTGGCGCTTAGTTGCGTTATTAAAACTTACCCTGACGGCAAATTAACTGCGCGCTTAAGAGGTAATTTACCAATCGCCGACACCGTAGCTGGATATTTCGGTGGCGGCGGCCATCCGTACGCGGCAGGATTCCGTGTATATGAAAGCTATGATGAAATCGTAAGGGAATTAGTCACAGCAACGGATCAGGCTCTACAAGAAGCAGATTAGTATTGACTTTTTAATATAAGTGTGGTATAAATGAATGCAGCTTTTGTTGACGAGTAAATTCTTGTCCGAAAGCGAACCTTGACAAGCAGCCTAGCACGGGATGAGGTTTTATTCCTTTTTTGAGGAGAAAATATAAAGAGGAATGGAATCTCATCCTGTGTTGAAAAGAACAACGCTTAACCACATTCAGTGGGGATGAGAAGAGAGGTAGAACGATGGAACTCATCGATTCTCGAACGGGTACATGCAAAGGGAACATCCTGATTCTAGACAACCCAGCCGAGAGCCCAAGCCGACGCCTGCTCACGATCCACGTAGATCAAGAGAATTGGGAAATGCTAGAGGCTATCACTAATTTCCGAAAGGAATTAGTCAAGGCCTTTAGGGACGATTATGGCTATGAATCTCAGAGACTACTAGATGTACTAAACTCTGTCGACGAATGCATAATCACCATTGCAGCCTATGGACGCACAGATCGGCAACTCTCGAAAGATAACGAGAGGGTTTCCACGAGAAACCTATCCGCTATTACAGATAGGCTCAGCAATATGATTGTTGGAGATTTTTCTCCGCTAATCGTACATGCCGAAGGTAAAAGGGTAAAAAAGGAACACTCCCTGAGTATGGTTCCACTCTACTCCTTTGCTTACGTCAACGCTGTATGGCACTATGCGCTGAATAGCACTAGCTGTGCACTGAGGGTGCAGGACTTCAGAAATACTCTCCTCGTGATGGCATACGGCTTAAGACCAGATGCCAACTGAGAGAGTCTGGCTCACAATAGCGACAAGTTGTTCTTTTTTATAAAGGCTGCTTGTCGCTATTCCTTGGAAATTATTAAGTCCCAACTGGGGCTGTTTTTTATATCAATTTTGAAAAACTGACCAGAGTAACGTACAATAGAACTAATGATAAAACTCTATAACACGCTCACCAGACGAAAAGATGAACTGACGCCACTTGACGGAGAAACGGTCAAATTTTACACCTGTGGTCTAACGGTCTATTCGCAACCGCACATCGGCAACTGGGTTGGCTATATTTACTGGGACGTGTTGGTGCGACTGCTACGCTGGCAAGATATTCCTGTTATTCGAACGCAAAACATCACCGATGTTGGTCATTTGACCAGCGACGACGATAATGGCGAAGACAAAATGGAAAAAGGTGCGCGCCGTGAAGGGAAGACTGCCTGGGATGTGGCGGAAAGATATATTTCCGTTGCAAATCATGAAGCCTACGACGTGCTGAAATTGATAAAACCAGATTACTTGGTGCGAGCAACAGACTATATTCAGCAGCAGATTGACTTCGCAAAAGGACTGGACGAAAAAGGATTTTTATATAAAATCGACGGCGACGGCATATATTTTGATACGTCGCTTTTGAAGGATTACGGGAAATTAGCGCGGCTAGACGTGGCGGGTCTGGAAGCTGGCGCCAGAGTGAGCGTTGAGGGAAAGCGCAATATTACTGACTTCGCCGTATGGAAGTTTTCGCCAAAAGACGCCAAGCGCGATATGGAATGGGACAGTCCGTGGGGAATCGGTTTTCCTGGCTGGCACCTGGAATGTTCGACAATTGCTCGTGAAACACTTGGGGATTCCATCGATATTCACGCGGGCGGAATTGACCATATTCCGGTTCATCACACGAATGAAATTGCCCAGAGCGAAAGTCTGACTGGAAAACAATTTTCTCAAATTTGGTTACATAATAATCACATAAAAGTCGACGGCCGAAAAATGAGTAAATCCCTGGGAAATATTATTACGCTGGAAGATATTATTTCGCGAGGGTTTAGTCCGATGGCATTTAAGCTGGCGATTCTCAGTAAGCATTATCAGACGGAGGGCAATTTTACCTGGGAAATCCTGGAAGCAGCACAGGCGCGATTAAATCATTGGCGGGATTACGCGGTTCTGAGACATCAGACTCACGACACGCTGGAGGATGACGATGATAAGAACGAGCAGGACGATTCGGTTTCGTTGCTAGCGGGACATCAGGCGTTGGTCGAGAAATTGAACGATGATTTGGATACTCCAGGCGCACTGGCATTGATTGATGAAGTATTTTCAAAGTTGGATCATACGCCGCTTGATAAAATTCATCGACAGAGTTTAGTGCAGTTTATTGATGAAATTGACGAGATTTTAGGGCTGGATTTGGCTGAGTCTACGCCTGATATTACTGACGATTTGAAGAGGTTGATTATCCAGCGACGTCAAGCACGCGCAGAGAAAAACTGGGAAGAATCCGACAGAATTCGCGATGAACTTCTTCAGGCTGGCGTTGCCGTTCGTGATACGCCAAGCGGCAGCATTTGGACATGGAAATAGCCCGCTGGATTCAACGGGCTATATTTTTATTTCGTGCTAATTAATCTTCGTTTTTCAATTTCTTAACTAATTTATTAAGCGGCTTTTCGTTCTCAACGCGCTTAGATTTGGCTTGCTCTAAGTAATTGTCCAGCAAAACCTTCACGACGCCAGCGGCTGGAATAGCAACCAAACCACCCAATAGACCGCCAACGTACAAACCAATTGTCACCGCGACCAAGACAGTCAAGGCCGACAACTCAACCTTCTTTGATTGGATAGAAGGAGAGACAAAGTTGTTCTCAATCTGCTGGTAAATCACGAAATAAATCGCGTAAATAACGCCAGCTGTCATGTTATTGAAGAATAGTAGTAGTGATATCAACGCACCAGCAATCGTTGCGCCAAACATCGGAATTAGCGTCAACACAAACGTCGCCATAACGGTGAGCATTGCCAAATTGGAATTTATGACAGGGAATGTCAAGCTCAGCACAAACACCACGAAACCTGATAATATCGCATCGATTCCAGAAACCGTCAATTGTCCAGAAACATAACCTGTGACTACGTTATACATTCGACCAACCAGCTTCTTATGACGCTCCATTTTTTCTTCGTCGTTGTACAATCCCCACAAACGCTTCACCCAAGTTGGACCCTCGAGGAGCATCAGGAATGACAGCACTAGCACCAAGAATAGCGAGCCCAAGAACGACGCCAAAGAGCCAACGCTGGACAATAGATTCGTGCCGACGCTCGTCGCCCAAGACGAAGATTGCTGCTTGATGTTTTCCATCATCGAATCGACCTGCGGGCGCAAATTGTTCTTATCAATAAAATCATTGACGCCACGCCACTGTGAGCTGGCTTGGTCAATTATACCCGGAATGCTCTCGACAAATTTGGCAGATTGTTGGACAATTGGCGGAATAACAAACCAGATCACACAACCCAAAAGCAGAACCAGCGTCGTGTACGCCAGCGCCGTGCCGCCTAATCGGCTTTTTCCAGGCAATTTTTTAGCAATTGCTGCAACTGGACGATTCAACGCCAACGCCAAAAACAGGGAAATTCCCAATAAAACCAGCGCATCCTTCGCGGAATAAATTGCCAGACCAGCCAGACCAAATCCCATAACGACCAGCCAAAACCGCACAAATGTTTTCGTGTCTATCTCTATACGTACTTTCATAATTAAACTTTACCAGCTTTTCGGCGTGTCCGCAACGCCGACAGAGATAATTTACTATCATAAGACATCGCGCCGTAACGGAAAACGCGCACTGATAGCCACATAACAAACACCGCTGTAGCGACCAAAATTGCCGTACCGAGCAAAGCTTCCCAAATTGGCAAATTGCCTATTGCGTTTCGTAATAACAATGGAATCGGCGCGGTGAATGGAAATAGTGACAAGAACTTAACGAAGAAATAATCAGGGAAGGAAACGAACGCCGTGATTCCGTAAAATGGACCGATAAATAGCATAATCACAATTCCGAACCACTGACTGGCTTCTTTGGCGGTCGGCATCATCGCGCCCAAAGTTACCAACATTCCCGTAAATAAAGTGAAGCTTGCAGAGAAAATTATGATTGCCAGACCAATTCTCACAGGATCAAATACGAGCGTGCTCAAGTCCAGATTAGGCAATTGCAACTTCGAGCCAAACGCCAAATAGCCCGCCAAAACTGGCAAAACAATCACCAAAATCTGAATCAAAGCCAACACCATCAAAGACAGAATTTTACCCGTAATCAAAGTGTCTGTTTTAACGGTCGTAAGCAACATTTCAACCGTGCGATTTTCTTTTTCCTCGGTGGTGCTAATGAGCATTTGATTGCCAAAAATACTGATGAGGATAAACAAAATAGCCAAAAACATTCCCGGCACAATCATCTCATTAATGCCGCCGTGCTCTTTTCCGTCCAGATATGTAGTTGATGACAATTGGACTTTACCGCGTAAAATTGCGACCTGAGCTGGGCTGACGTCGCTCGCCACTGATTGACTTAACAAATTCTGCGCCACCGCGCTGTATTTTCCGTTTTGAAATAACCCAACATCTTTACCGTAAACTTCAACCTTTTGCTTGCTCAAATCCTTTGGAAAATAAATATATGCGTCAATTTTATTATTTTTTACATTATCAATTCCAGATTCTTTCGATTTGGCGGTTTTAGCTTTAATTGCTACCAGTAATTCTGGCTTCACCAACTTCGAATCGTCCGTGACTTCCAGTGAAAATTCTTGCTTTTCCAGATTTTTTGACGCTTCAATAGTCGTGCTTTGCGACCAAAACATAATGCCATACAGCACGCCAATCAACAAAGGGAATCCCAAGGCCGTCAACCAAAACGTCGGTTTCTTCAGTGTTCTAAGAGTTTCAAATTTGAAAACCGTCCCCAAATTATGCATTTTACTCATCGCTCAACTCCTTCGCTTCGCCGCCGTAAACTTGGACAAAAATGTCGTCCATTGACGCTCCGCCAAATTGACTTTTTACTTCTTCCAATGTTCCATATGCTGCCGCTTGACCGTCCTTCAATAAAATCAAGCGGTCGCACAATCTTTCAACTTCCTCCATCTGGTGTGTAACGTAAATAATTGTCGCGCCAGCTTTTCGCTGCTCCTCAATTATATTCATCAACAAACGGCGATTCACCGGATCAAAACCTTTGGCTGGCTCGTCCATAATCAGCAGTTCTGGATTGCCCATAATTGTTACGCCAAGCTGAATCTTCTGCTGCTGTCCGCCAGATAGTTTATCAAGTTGCGTATTAGCCTTGTCGCTCAAATTGACGCGCTCCAAAAACTTCATAGAAAAATCCTTAGCTTCTTTGCGACTCAAACCTTTCAATTGACCAAAGTAAAGCATCACGTCTAAGACTTTTTCTTTTTTATACAAACCACGCTCCTCCGGAAGATATCCGAGGCGAATCTGGCTTCCCACCGAATATGGCTTGCCGTTCATCAATAAGTCGCCCGCGGTCGGCTGATATAGTCCAAGCAATGCGCGCAACGTCGTAGTTTTTCCCGAACCATTGCTTCCCAAAAAACCAAAAACTTCGCCGCGAAAAACATCAAAACTCAGATCTTTAATAACAGTTTTATCACCGAAACTCATCTTAAAATGACGAATCTCAACCATTTTTTTATTATCTGGCATACACCTCCTTTTCTTTAAATAAAATTATAGCACTTAGCGCAGGAAAAAAGATATAATATAAATATGCGACTGCTAGTCATTGAGGACGAACGAAAAATTGCGAGGGTCATAACCGAATCTTTGAAGCGCGAAAAATACGCGGTTGATACAGCGTATGACGGAGAAGAGGGCTTTAATTTGGCGGACAGTCAGCCGTATGATTTGTTGATTGTTGATCGAATGTTGCCGGGATTAGAGGGTACGGAGATTGTTAAAAAATTGCGTGAAAACGGTAAAAATATGCCAATTTTGTTTCTGACAGCACTGAGTACGACCGAAGATAAAACTCTCGGGCTGGACGTGGGTGCTGATGATTATTTGACTAAGCCTTTTGCAATTGATGAATTGTTGGCGCGCGTGCGAGCTTTGCTTCGTCGTCCACCAATTCAGCAACCAGACATCTTGAAAATTGACGATTTGAAAATTGACAAGCAGCAGCAAACCGTAACGCGAGCTGGAAAGAATATCGACCTCACGAACAAAGAATATGCGCTGCTGGAATATTTGATGCAGCATCCGAATCAGATTCTCAGTAAAGAAACGCTGATTGATCACGTTTGGGATTTTGACGCTGATATTTTGCCGAATAACGTCGAGGCGTACATAAAAAATCTGCGCCAAAAAATCGACAAACCGTTCAAAAAACAATTGATAAAAACCGTGCGCGGTTTCGGTTATAGGATTGAATCATGAAAATTTTTACTTCAGCAACAATTAAGTTGGCGGGCTGGTATTTGATGATTTTGATGATTGTCAGTCTACTGTTTAGTAGCATTATTTTTCAGGTGGCGCGCTCGGAAGTTGATGCGCAAATTCATAAAATTATCGTTCAAAGGAAGGGCGATTTTCCTGCAATCAATTTGTCGGAAAGAATAGATAATTCAACTCGAAATCTTTTGATTAGTCTGGGCTATATAAATCTTATCGTTCTGCTCGCTGGCGGTTGGTGTTCATATTTATTGGCAAAAATCACTTTGCGGCCGATAGAAACCGCCCACAAAGCTCAATCGCGATTTGTTGCCAATGCCAGCCATCAGCTCCGAACACCTTTGGCAATTATGAAAGCAGAAACTGAATTTGCGCTAAAAAATCGGAAGGCGAATAAAGCGGAACTTACAGAAACTCTGGAAAGCAATTTGGAG
It encodes the following:
- a CDS encoding ABC transporter permease, whose protein sequence is MSKMHNLGTVFKFETLRTLKKPTFWLTALGFPLLIGVLYGIMFWSQSTTIEASKNLEKQEFSLEVTDDSKLVKPELLVAIKAKTAKSKESGIDNVKNNKIDAYIYFPKDLSKQKVEVYGKDVGLFQNGKYSAVAQNLLSQSVASDVSPAQVAILRGKVQLSSTTYLDGKEHGGINEMIVPGMFLAILFILISIFGNQMLISTTEEKENRTVEMLLTTVKTDTLITGKILSLMVLALIQILVIVLPVLAGYLAFGSKLQLPNLDLSTLVFDPVRIGLAIIIFSASFTLFTGMLVTLGAMMPTAKEASQWFGIVIMLFIGPFYGITAFVSFPDYFFVKFLSLFPFTAPIPLLLRNAIGNLPIWEALLGTAILVATAVFVMWLSVRVFRYGAMSYDSKLSLSALRTRRKAGKV
- a CDS encoding PKD domain-containing protein encodes the protein MNKFKKIGIAISLGFAMLGGIWLASPSQAAGCNKFNVVYCGTHSMSELQTAYSRTEIKELYKEWYVTETMVQGGSNMREGVVDANGNITVDGRVVATNAITVQSKAGTRQPQPQRSYKTSNGYTYYQYTTGQSFVDGPKSYNIYAWFDNNGSFITGVIKDCGNPVWGNPTTPPAKPVLTCDALQVTEISRNTFKFSVKATAKDGASITSYTYNFGDNNIKTTNSSEIQYTYAKEGNYTVTITVNGKETGEVKRQNPNCQKTVTVKPEPKMIVCNRETNKYPVEIKESEFDKSKHSKDPNDCKEAPAKITVCVIEEGGKKYTKEIKKEEFNEKIHKTNLDECKETPTPNTPSTPTPSPELPKTGASDAIMSALGLGGLTTATIAYIASRRQM
- a CDS encoding AI-2E family transporter, producing MKVRIEIDTKTFVRFWLVVMGFGLAGLAIYSAKDALVLLGISLFLALALNRPVAAIAKKLPGKSRLGGTALAYTTLVLLLGCVIWFVIPPIVQQSAKFVESIPGIIDQASSQWRGVNDFIDKNNLRPQVDSMMENIKQQSSSWATSVGTNLLSSVGSLASFLGSLFLVLVLSFLMLLEGPTWVKRLWGLYNDEEKMERHKKLVGRMYNVVTGYVSGQLTVSGIDAILSGFVVFVLSLTFPVINSNLAMLTVMATFVLTLIPMFGATIAGALISLLLFFNNMTAGVIYAIYFVIYQQIENNFVSPSIQSKKVELSALTVLVAVTIGLYVGGLLGGLVAIPAAGVVKVLLDNYLEQAKSKRVENEKPLNKLVKKLKNED
- the cysS gene encoding cysteine--tRNA ligase, which codes for MIKLYNTLTRRKDELTPLDGETVKFYTCGLTVYSQPHIGNWVGYIYWDVLVRLLRWQDIPVIRTQNITDVGHLTSDDDNGEDKMEKGARREGKTAWDVAERYISVANHEAYDVLKLIKPDYLVRATDYIQQQIDFAKGLDEKGFLYKIDGDGIYFDTSLLKDYGKLARLDVAGLEAGARVSVEGKRNITDFAVWKFSPKDAKRDMEWDSPWGIGFPGWHLECSTIARETLGDSIDIHAGGIDHIPVHHTNEIAQSESLTGKQFSQIWLHNNHIKVDGRKMSKSLGNIITLEDIISRGFSPMAFKLAILSKHYQTEGNFTWEILEAAQARLNHWRDYAVLRHQTHDTLEDDDDKNEQDDSVSLLAGHQALVEKLNDDLDTPGALALIDEVFSKLDHTPLDKIHRQSLVQFIDEIDEILGLDLAESTPDITDDLKRLIIQRRQARAEKNWEESDRIRDELLQAGVAVRDTPSGSIWTWK
- a CDS encoding DHH family phosphoesterase; this translates as MLDTAKQFIQSANNIVIIQAENPDGDSLGSSLALEEVLSDLGKTVTLYCPVDIPKYLHYIRGWDRVQNDFPFQADAAIIVDTSADVLLSKVLETPGARHFLETHPTLVIDHHTAESTLSFDHIMLSETVVATGELLYKLFKHSDWKINPQAAEDLLIAIMSDSLGLTTQNTTAQTFHTAGELTELGASNAEIEERRREFMKKSPEILAYKGKLIERIEYLLDGQLALVHVPFEEIQQYSDAYNPGALIGDELRLVEGVALSCVIKTYPDGKLTARLRGNLPIADTVAGYFGGGGHPYAAGFRVYESYDEIVRELVTATDQALQEAD